The segment CTTGTTCTTTGACGGCGCCAACTGGCAGAAATGCGCCGACGGCTGGATCGATTTTTCCGGGCCGACCTGCATGGGATTTGACAATAATCCTAAATCGATGACCACCTATACACCAAATGGCGAACTCATTGTCGGCCCTGAAGACCGTAAATGGGTCGGTATCGGCCGTTGGGATAACATAAACTCTCTTCAAAAAGATTATGTTTACATTGACAGCACCGTAGTCAACCCGCCATCAGGGTATTCATCTCCTGGTTTCTTTGAAGCACAACAGGGTCAAAACGGCCTGCAGGCTAAAGACCCGGCAGTTCCTTATACTCCATCCACCAACGACCAGTTGTGGGTCAGTATCGGCGGCTCCATCTATATCGCCTATGTCGGTTTTCCACACGCAGATACAACCACCGGCTGGGTGCAGAAAGAACTGCAGGAATTCGATACCCGCAACTGGAAGCCTGTTTTCACCGGAACAAACTCTCCATTCACTCCTGATATGGGCCGCGAATACTACATGAACAGCAACGGTGTCAACTATGTCATCAAACGTAAAGCCAATGTCGGCAGTACTGCTGATGACTATGAAGCATTTCTTGAAGTACAGACCACAGCAAATCCGGCAAACTGCACTGCCACCGACTGCACGGATATCATCCCGGACGCAGTTGACTATCTCAGGACCCCCTGGGATCCGAATATGAGATATGCACTTGTAACCGCTGCGGCTGACCCTAATTATCTCCTGGTTAAATTCCTCACTGATGATATCAACACCACGAGTGTCGATGAAAGTGCAGTAACAACAGTTTATTCACAAGGTGCCTGGGGACTCCAGGGCTGGAATAATGGCACGGATACCGTTGCTGGAACCACTGACGACTTTCCGGTTGACGCTCTCGGAGCTGCAGTTACTGTTGATGAATGGGGATTCCCCACCGGCGGCGAAACCGACAGGCCTGTTGAATTCAACTGGGAATACGCGGCTAACGGCGGCTGGGGACAGCAGCAGTATCTGAAGGATATCAGCGGCAACTATGTAATCCTTTCCGATCCTATCATGCTGAACGCATTCGATGCTACCAACGGCGCCAGTGTCACCAAGACCCTGATGCTGCAGTATGACGGCTGGCTGCACGGCTTGCCTGATATGCATCAGGCCTTACAGCAGAACGACTGGGAAATGACTACTGATCTTGCTGACAAGATCATCAATATCCCTGCCGGCCAAGAAGTAACCGACGGTACAAACGGCTTCTACCTTAAACCGCTTGATACCAGTGTCTTCCTGGCAGTTGTTGGCGACACAACCGGCCTGACTCTGCCGGATGTCACCCAGGCGGATGCCATAAACCTTACAACCGATGTTCCGGATTACACTGCTCACGGCATGGGCACTATGCCGGTGGTGACCACAGTGAAATACTCCGAAGGAGTTCTGGTTGAATAATTAAAAAGTTGTATTACCTCCTCCCCAATAAAAAAGGGGGCGCCATCTCGGCGTCCCCTTTTTTTATCAATCGCCTCCCCCACTCATAACTCAACTCTCAGCACTCAGCACTGTCCTATTCCCTGTTTCACAAGGGTTTCAAGGGCTGCATCCCAATAGGGACGCTGGCAATCAACGCCATTCAGATGACCGTCGCGCTGGAATTTATAATACCGGCAGCCGCCGAAACACAGCGGCAGGTATTGGCAATCAGTGCATTCATCCTGTTTTTTCCAGGAATCCAGATTATGGCTGTGCCGGTAATCTCCGACTCCGTGTTCAATATCCCCCACTGCAAATTGATCGTGGCCAATGAGGGAAGGGCATTTATAGATCACCCCGTCATAATGCACCACAAAGGCGTCATTCACATCCACCATGCATGGCGAGGGACTAACCTTGGGGCTGGCAAATCCCCTGGCAATCGCATCGGCATTTAAAACGGTTGAGGCCTCAACCAGCCAGGGCTCGTTGATTGATTCGCAACCGCCGTGGCATTCCGGTCCGGCAAATTCGTCGTTCACCTGCATCACCGGGTTGAAATTCACCTGATGCAGTTGTTTGGGGCCGACAGCCATTCCCTCAAGATGATCGAGGAGCTGCGGGAAATCTTGATAATTTTCCCTGGTGAAATTGCCGCCCAGAGTGATTTTCACCAGGTCCCAGGATTGGCTGATATTGTTGAGGATTATATCAAAGCTTGCTGCGCCGTTTTTAAAGGGTCGGAATTTGTTATGATTATCAGACGGGCCGTCCACGGTGATCTTGGCATTGGTGAGGCCGTATCGCGCTAATTCTTCCGCGGTCTTTCTGGTTAGCAGGGAGCCGTTGGTCACCAGAGTGAAGTTGAATTCGCCGCCCCGCGCCTCCACAAAGGGTTTGAGCTTTGATGCAAAATACTTGATTCGGCTCTGATAGATCAATGGCTCGCCGCCGTAGAAATCAAGGGTGAGTTTCAACTTGTCAGCGGTAAAACGATTTTTGACAAATTCAATTATCCGGTCGGCTGTTTCATCGCTTATTGCGGCCTTGCCTTTCTGCGAGCCTTCATAGCAATAAGTGCAGGCAAAATTACACTCCATACCGAGGATGATGGTGACTGATAGATTGGGGTTGATCCGGTTGATCTCATCCATCATTGAGAAAACTTCATCACGCTCATCATCAAGATCGGCAACCAGCATTTCCAGTTCAATCAGGGTTTGTTGGTTATCTCCAATTGACTTGCCGTTTTGTAATGCCTTAATTTCTTCATCAGGAAGCAGGACAAGAGATGCCCGCTTGGTGGAGTACAACAGAGAATATCCGGGTTCCTGGGGATAGGGCCAGATTTTGAGGTAGCGAGAGAGCTTCATGAAACTCCTTTTTGTTGGTTTAAAAATCTGGGGACATGGAGAAATCACTACCATCTTTACACTCTTAACACAGCACTCATCACTATGCCTTACCTATCCCCAGAGAGCTTTGGGATACTTTTCCAGAATAAGTTGATCTTTTGTAATTAAATGGACGTTTCTGGCGACAGCGGCGGCAGTGATCATCCGATCAAAAGGATCTCTTGTCCAAGTCTGGAGGATTGCTTCAGAAATGAGCTGCATCAAGGATAAATCACAGGACTTCAGACCAATGCAGCTTGCCAGGTTTTCAAAGATTAAAGTCGGAGGTACGTTCAGTCTGCCGATTTCGTTGAGGTATTGGAGCTCAAGGAGCACTATCGGTGAAATCAATAAATCGTTTTCCTCTATGGCGTCCTTAACCTTTTCCGGAAACAACCCCGTCTCCCCGGCATAAAGCCAGACAACAACATGGGTATCAAGGTAGATCATTGCGCCACTCCTCAGACCAATCGAGGTGGACAATTGACTCAGGATCCCCCTTTAAACATGAATGTTTGACAAGCTTTTTCAACTTGGAAATTTTCCCCGTTGAAACTATCTGCAGGAGTTTCCCTTTTCTTTCGATGGTCAGTGGTTGACCGGATTCCAATACCTGATCAAGGAGTTTATAGATGTTGCCTCGCAGGGCTGAAGCTGTAAGCGGCATATTCCACCTCACTTGTTAATGGTAGCGTACGCATAAATATTATCATCACGTACGCCCGAATGCAACTTTAATTTATGGTTCTTGGATGTCGCCGGATTTCAACCCAGGATGGATATAATTTTCCTGGCATATGCCGCCATGCTGGTTTTAATTACATTTGTCGCATGCACGCTCAAATCTTTTCGTGACTTCTTCGAATGCCCATAAAAAGCGCATAAAAAAAGGGAGCGGTATCCGCCCCCTTTAAACCGGTTATGGTGATATGTTTATCTTGCTGATGCTGTCGCGGTACCTGCTTTACAGCAAGCCATGTTTAGCACGATTTCTTTCAATTTGATTCCCTTATTCAGTACGATTGCTTTTTTCATAACTACTCCCTCCTGTTGACGTTGATGCTCTTTACCTAAAAAGCCCTCTCTATCCAACAAGACAAACCCAGCGCTTGGGTCTGCCAACTAAAGATTGAATGATTATGATCGTTAATTACGATAATATCACAGTATTCGATAGGAAATCAAACTTCTATCCATTTTTTTCCACAAAAAAACGCGCATGATATCAAGTATCCGCGCGCTCAATTGATTAATTATGAGAATTTCAAGGGTATCAATAATTAAAACGGATGCCACCTTCGAACCAGCGGCCCGGATCAACATAATCAAAAGTAGTGGTACTTGTTCCATTGGCGATGTTATGCACGGAGAAAAAGAAATCCACATCCTGCCATTTGCCGAAAATTCCTTTGGAGTTCAACATGAAATCCCAGATCATATCATCGCAGCTATATGGAATTGCAAACAGGCCCTCCTCATACCACCGGTAGTTCCCTAAAAACTGTGCAGAAAAAATATCGTCTTTCACATAGCGGAGAGCAATATCCGAGCCGTATTCTTCCTTATTTTTGCCGTCTTCATAATCTTCAACATTGACCAGATCAAAACTTGCCCGCACAGATAAATTATAATACTGCATGGTTTCAAGCTCGACTTCAAAGCCCTGACGTCTGGCCTTTCCTGAATTTACCGCCATGTAATTGTCTGGATTGGTCGGGGAATTTATATAGTCCAGGGCATTCCTTAAATCATGTTGAAACAGGGTTGTTTTAATCCAGACAAAGCCGGGATCAGATGATTCAAAACCCACCTGGTAGGATGTTACCTTTTCAGGCTTCAGGTCCGGATTCGGGTCAGCAAAAAGCGAGCCGCTTGAAGTTTC is part of the Pseudomonadota bacterium genome and harbors:
- the gptM gene encoding geopeptide radical SAM maturase; this translates as MKLSRYLKIWPYPQEPGYSLLYSTKRASLVLLPDEEIKALQNGKSIGDNQQTLIELEMLVADLDDERDEVFSMMDEINRINPNLSVTIILGMECNFACTYCYEGSQKGKAAISDETADRIIEFVKNRFTADKLKLTLDFYGGEPLIYQSRIKYFASKLKPFVEARGGEFNFTLVTNGSLLTRKTAEELARYGLTNAKITVDGPSDNHNKFRPFKNGAASFDIILNNISQSWDLVKITLGGNFTRENYQDFPQLLDHLEGMAVGPKQLHQVNFNPVMQVNDEFAGPECHGGCESINEPWLVEASTVLNADAIARGFASPKVSPSPCMVDVNDAFVVHYDGVIYKCPSLIGHDQFAVGDIEHGVGDYRHSHNLDSWKKQDECTDCQYLPLCFGGCRYYKFQRDGHLNGVDCQRPYWDAALETLVKQGIGQC
- a CDS encoding PIN domain-containing protein yields the protein MIYLDTHVVVWLYAGETGLFPEKVKDAIEENDLLISPIVLLELQYLNEIGRLNVPPTLIFENLASCIGLKSCDLSLMQLISEAILQTWTRDPFDRMITAAAVARNVHLITKDQLILEKYPKALWG
- a CDS encoding type II toxin-antitoxin system Phd/YefM family antitoxin, giving the protein MPLTASALRGNIYKLLDQVLESGQPLTIERKGKLLQIVSTGKISKLKKLVKHSCLKGDPESIVHLDWSEEWRNDLP